One Candidatus Binatia bacterium DNA window includes the following coding sequences:
- a CDS encoding CoA transferase, with product MTQTLPLAGVRILAVSQLGAGPWALSILSDLGADVIKLEPPGRGDEARHVPPFAEGGDSLYYQALNRGCRGITVDLRQPRGQEVLRRLVPKCAAVYNNVRGGEPARLGLTYEALRDIHPAVVCCSLSGFGQTGPRANEPGYDFLIQAYTGFMALTGEPGGPPTRSGVSVVDFSAGLVSVLALMIGLRRAEATGVGAEIDVSLYDTAISMLNYLASWSLSRGHEPQRTEASAHQSVVPAQNFETADGHLVVMCMKEKFWERLCRVLERPEILADDRFLGFSARFENREALLALLGAEFLTRTTDEWLAVLRGVVPCGPVYGVEEALRDEHAVAREMTVAIYHPVFGRLDQVANPIKMMGVQPKYTRAAGLGEHTDEVLTELGGFTTGEVDALRGSGVV from the coding sequence ATGACCCAGACTCTTCCTCTTGCCGGTGTTCGCATCCTCGCCGTGAGTCAGCTCGGCGCGGGCCCGTGGGCGCTCAGCATTCTTTCGGATCTCGGCGCCGACGTCATCAAACTCGAGCCTCCCGGCCGTGGGGACGAGGCGCGTCACGTGCCGCCGTTCGCCGAAGGCGGCGACTCCCTTTACTACCAGGCGCTCAATCGCGGTTGTCGGGGCATCACCGTGGATCTTCGTCAGCCTCGTGGGCAGGAGGTCCTCCGTCGCCTCGTCCCGAAGTGTGCTGCGGTCTACAACAACGTCCGAGGTGGCGAGCCTGCGCGGCTCGGTCTGACATACGAGGCGTTGCGCGACATTCATCCCGCCGTGGTTTGCTGTTCGCTATCGGGGTTCGGACAAACGGGACCACGGGCGAATGAGCCGGGCTACGATTTCCTGATCCAGGCCTACACCGGCTTCATGGCGCTCACGGGCGAGCCGGGCGGGCCGCCGACCCGATCCGGGGTTTCCGTCGTCGATTTTTCGGCCGGACTCGTTTCGGTTCTCGCCTTGATGATCGGCCTGCGTCGCGCGGAGGCCACCGGCGTCGGCGCGGAGATCGACGTCAGCCTGTATGACACGGCGATCTCGATGCTGAATTACCTGGCCTCGTGGAGCCTCTCCCGGGGTCACGAGCCGCAGCGCACCGAAGCCTCGGCCCACCAGAGCGTCGTGCCCGCGCAGAATTTCGAGACCGCCGACGGGCACCTCGTGGTGATGTGCATGAAGGAGAAGTTCTGGGAGCGGCTCTGCCGTGTGCTGGAACGGCCCGAGATTCTCGCCGATGACCGTTTTCTGGGCTTCTCTGCGCGATTCGAGAATCGTGAGGCTCTCCTGGCGCTTCTGGGCGCCGAGTTTCTCACGCGAACGACCGACGAATGGCTCGCGGTGCTTCGCGGCGTGGTGCCGTGTGGGCCCGTGTACGGAGTCGAAGAAGCGCTTCGCGACGAGCACGCGGTGGCGCGGGAGATGACCGTTGCTATCTATCACCCTGTGTTCGGGCGTTTGGACCAGGTCGCAAATCCCATCAAGATGATGGGTGTCCAGCCGAAGTACACCCGCGCCGCGGGCCTGGGCGAGCACACGGACGAAGTTCTGACCGAACTCGGTGGCTTCACGACGGGTGAAGTCGACGCTCTTCGGGGCAGTGGGGTCGTCTGA
- a CDS encoding limonene-1,2-epoxide hydrolase family protein produces the protein MSAAVDLFRRFCAEWPGLPPQGIAGFFAADFLYRHDSMERPLAGALAISGAVEIFRARFEQIESEVLRIAEDDGVVLSEREDRLWLPGGRIVQFRAMATVEVRDGKISLWTDYFDLVALARQVDLTEG, from the coding sequence ATGTCCGCTGCGGTCGATCTCTTTCGTCGCTTCTGCGCGGAGTGGCCCGGCTTGCCGCCGCAGGGAATCGCTGGGTTCTTCGCCGCCGACTTCCTCTATCGACACGACTCGATGGAGCGCCCCCTGGCCGGCGCGCTGGCCATCTCCGGTGCCGTCGAGATCTTCCGGGCGCGTTTCGAGCAGATCGAGTCCGAGGTGTTGCGGATCGCAGAGGACGACGGCGTCGTCCTCTCCGAGCGCGAGGACAGGCTTTGGCTGCCGGGTGGTCGGATCGTACAGTTCAGGGCCATGGCGACGGTGGAGGTCCGCGACGGGAAGATCTCGCTGTGGACCGACTACTTCGATCTCGTCGCTCTCGCGCGCCAGGTCGACCTCACCGAGGGGTAG